The genomic region CGCAGCCGCGCACCCGACCGCCCAGTGGATACTGGCCTGCCGCGTGGGAACGGGCGGCTTCGGCTGCTATCCGGGCGACAGCGCGTTCACCAGCCGCACCGGCATGGCCCTGGAGGCCCTGGAAGCCCTGGGCGCGCTGGAGGGCCTGCCGCAGCGGGACAGCCTGGTGGCTTGGCTGCAGGCGCGCCAGCAGCCGGACGGTGGGTTCCTGGAAGCGGAGAGCTATTTCAGCGGCAAGGAGCTGCCCTGGGGCACGAAAAGCGCCCTGGAGCCAACCTACTGGGCCCTGCACGCCCTGCGGATGCTGGGCGCCGGGCCAACGGAGCCGGAGGCCGCCTGCACCTTCGTGCTGAGCCGCCAGAAAGAAAGCGGTGGCTACGACGCCTACGAGTACTGTTTCGGGGCCAGCCCGGATGCCCTGTTCAGCACATTCTGGGCCCTGGGCGCGCTGCGTGAGCTGGGACGGGCACTGCCGGATTCGGCCAAGACCCTGGAGTGGGTGCTGGCCCAGCAGGAGACCGGCGACAATCGCGGCGGGTTCGCCCTGGACATGGACTGGCATTACGGCTCAGTGGCGGGCAGCTACTACGGAATGAAATGCCTGGAGCTGCTGGGTGGCAAGCCGCGCCATCCGGAGCGTCTGCGCCAGTTCCTGCTCAGCATGTACGGCCAGGAGCCGGATGGCGGGTTCGAGTGCGGCCACGGTCAGGGCTGGAGCCAGGACCATTTCTCGCGCACCGAGGACACCCACGCTGCGGTCAGCGTGATGCACCTTCTGGGCCGCCCGTTGGAGGACCGCGACCACTCGCGCACCCCGCTGCCCCGCACGGACTGCGTGCGCTGGCTGGGCTCGGTGCAGAACGCCGATGGCGGGTTCGGGCGTTTCGGGGTGAACGGGAACATCTTCCTGCCGCCACCCAGCGAGATGCGCGCCACCTGGCAGGCCGTGCTCGCCCTGCGCCTCCTGGGGGCCGGCATCCCGCGGCCGGCGCACCCGGTCACGCCTGTGTCCGAGGTGCAGGTGCATGTCCCGCAGTTCAAGCACCCCTGCGTAAACAGCGCCGACCCGGCCGAGGTCTGGGCTTTCCGCCGGATCGCCCTGCCCATCTACGAGCACTATTATCAGCTTACCGGAAGCCGCCTCAAAGCTTTGGGCATGGTCAACCGCTGGGCCTCGGCGGCAGTGGCCCCGCACAACGGCGCCTGGATCACACCGGGCCGCGGGATACTGATGCACGGCTGGGGCCAGTGCGGCACCATGAGCTGGCTGTTCCAGGAACTGGCCAACAGCCTCGATTTCGCCACGCGGGCGAGCTTCATCATCGCGGATGTCAACTGCGAGGTCAAAGTGCAGGAGCCGGGCTGGGACCGCGCCCACTGGTGCCTGTTCGTCCCGTTCACCAACGAGTTCCCCGACCCCACGATCCTGCCGCCGGACAGCACGGACTCCGGCTGGAGCATCCTGGATATGGCGGTCAACTACCGCCTGATGCAGCAGGACCCCGAGCGGCTCTCGCCCACGCAGATCGACGCGCGGCTGTTCTCCAGGGTGACAATCGAGACCGTGGACCCGGACAGCGGGGCCTGGGGACAGGAATTCAAGGTGGACAGCACCACAACCTACTCCAGCGCGGTAGTGGATTCACTCTACCCGGACCGGAGCTGGTGAGATTGCCAGCGGGCCGCGGGGAAAGTCACCTGCCGGCCGGTATAAGCAGCAGGGCGGTCTCAAGGCGCGAAACCAGCCGTGAGGCCACGCTGGCCGACCAGAAAGCCTGTGTCCCGGCGCGGCCGTGGGTGCTGAGCACCACCAGGTCGGCCCTCTGGTCGCGGGCGTACTCGCCGATCCGGTCCACCGGGCGGCCGCGGGCAATCGCCCCGCGGGACTGCTCCACCTGGGGACGGACCTCGGCCAGGCGCCGCTCCACGTAGGCCACGGCCTCCTGCTCTTCAAGATCCAGCAGGGCCTGGCTGGCGCCGGGCAGAAGGTGGCTCACATCCGTGCGCCGTCCAGCCTGGGCCACGCCCTCGGGGACCACGTAAAGCAGGCTCAAGCCCGCGCCGTACATGGCGGCTATCCCGGCCGCTACGGGCAGGGAGCGCTCATCGTGCTCCGGGTTGCCGTCCAGCGGGGCCAGCACCTGCCCGAACGAAGCGGGTGCGCCGCCCTTGAGCAGCAGGATCGGCGTGGCCCCGCGCGCCAGGGTCTGCTGGGCCAGGTTGCCGTGCAGGATATCGCGCATGCGCGGGCCCCCGTGGGCGCACATCACCAGCAGGTCGGGCGACAGCTCGCCCTCGTGGTCGGCCAGGGAGGCGGCCACGTCCTCGATGCTCTCCTCGTGCACGTGCAGACTCACTTTCACTCCGGCCGGGAACCGCCGGGCCACGCTCTCCAGGTAGGGCCGGGCCTCTTCACGGGTGCGCAGGTGGCGCTGGCCGTGCACCGACTCCGGGGCGCCGCTCTCGATCACGTGCAGAAGGGTGACCCGCGCTCCGCTCCTTGCGGCCAGGGCCGCGGCTGTATCCACGGCCGCCTCGGCCTGCGGCGTGCCGTCCAGCGGTACGAGCAAGTGTTTGAACATGGCCTCAGCTCCCCATGATTAGCTGGTGGACCAGAAACAGGTTCAGCGCCACGATCAGACCGGCCGCGCCCCAGGCCAGCCAGGAAGTGACACGGCGGTTGACCAGCACGCCCATCAGGTCGCGCCGGGCGGTGAACATTACCAGCGGGATCACCGCCAGCGGCAGGCCGAAACTGAGCACCACCTGGCTCATGACCAGGGTCCAGGTGGGATCGAGCCCCATGAAAATCACGATCAGCGCGGGCAGCATCGTAACCACCCGCCGCAGCCAGACCGGGATGTGGCGGTTCATAAAACCCTGCATGATCGTCTGGCCGCTCATCGTTCCCACCGCCGAGGAACTCAACCCGGCCATCAGCAGCGAGATGGCGAAGATCTGGCTGGACATCGACCCCAGGATCGGCTCCAGGGTCAGGTAGGCTTTCTCGATGGCGTTGACCTCGACCATGCCGCGGGAGTGGAAAGTCTGGGCGGCCATGATCAGCATGGCGGCGTTGATCGCCCCGGCCACGCTCATCGCCAGCACCACGTCCACTACCTCGAAACGGAACAGACGGCGCAGCTTTTCCGGCTCACGCGTGCGGATTCGCCCCTGGGTCAGGGCCGAGTGCAGGAAAATCACGTGCGGCATCACGGTGGCCCCCAGGATGCCGGTAGCCAGTAGCACGCTCTGCGGTCCGGCGAACTTGGGCGGCAGGAAACTTCCCGCGATCAGCGCCGCGTCCGGCCGTACGATGAACATCTCCACCAGGTAGCAGAGCGCCACCACTCCCACCAGGGCGGTGATCACCGCCTCCAGCGGACGGAAGCCGAAGCGCTCCAGGCCCAGGATGATGAATGTCACCAGGGCGGTGAGCAGCCCGGCCAGCCAGAGCGGCATGCCGAACAGCAGGTTGAACCCGATCGCCGCGCCCAGGAACTCGGCCAGGTCGGTGGCCATGGCCACCAGCTCCATCACCACCCACATGGTGTAGACCAGCCAGGGCTTGAACCGTTCGCGGCACATCTCGGCCAGGTTGCGGCCCGTGGCGATCCCCAGCTTGGCGGCCAGGGTCTGCACCAGCATGGCGATCAGGTTGCTGGCCACCACCACCCAGACCAGGGTGAAGCCGAAACGAGCGCCGCCCTCCAGGTTGGTGGCGAAATTGCCCGGGTCGATGTAGGCCACCGAGGCGATGAAGGCCGGTCCCAGGAACGGCATCAGACGGCCCAGCCCCTTGCGGCTGGAGTCGCCCGAGAGGACCTCCACCGCCGCGGCCACAGTCCCGTGGTCGGCGCGGCCGGGGGCGCTCTGACTCTGTTCTTTGTTCTCCGGCATTATCTCTCCCCTGAATGGCAGTCTTTCAGAAAGTTCGCATCTTCGGCCCTGAGAATCAAGCCCGAAGAGGATTTTCTATCTGATAGAGGTGAAAACAGACATTCCGACCCCCAGGCTGTAGTTCGGCGTGGCGCCGTTGAGCGCGCTGAGACCATGAATGTCGAACTGCAGGTTATTCCGCACGAGCCAGAGGAACCCGCTCCCAGCCGAGACCGTGTTCTCGCCGTAGCCGCTCTCCACCGCGGTGCCGAAGCACTCGGCGTACCAGGTCAGCCGCTCGCCCAGGCTCACAGCAAAGGAGCTGCCGCCCGAGAACTCGCTGTACTGGCCCTCGGGAGAGCTTTGGTACGAGTAGTTCAC from bacterium harbors:
- a CDS encoding Nramp family divalent metal transporter produces the protein MPENKEQSQSAPGRADHGTVAAAVEVLSGDSSRKGLGRLMPFLGPAFIASVAYIDPGNFATNLEGGARFGFTLVWVVVASNLIAMLVQTLAAKLGIATGRNLAEMCRERFKPWLVYTMWVVMELVAMATDLAEFLGAAIGFNLLFGMPLWLAGLLTALVTFIILGLERFGFRPLEAVITALVGVVALCYLVEMFIVRPDAALIAGSFLPPKFAGPQSVLLATGILGATVMPHVIFLHSALTQGRIRTREPEKLRRLFRFEVVDVVLAMSVAGAINAAMLIMAAQTFHSRGMVEVNAIEKAYLTLEPILGSMSSQIFAISLLMAGLSSSAVGTMSGQTIMQGFMNRHIPVWLRRVVTMLPALIVIFMGLDPTWTLVMSQVVLSFGLPLAVIPLVMFTARRDLMGVLVNRRVTSWLAWGAAGLIVALNLFLVHQLIMGS
- a CDS encoding universal stress protein — translated: MFKHLLVPLDGTPQAEAAVDTAAALAARSGARVTLLHVIESGAPESVHGQRHLRTREEARPYLESVARRFPAGVKVSLHVHEESIEDVAASLADHEGELSPDLLVMCAHGGPRMRDILHGNLAQQTLARGATPILLLKGGAPASFGQVLAPLDGNPEHDERSLPVAAGIAAMYGAGLSLLYVVPEGVAQAGRRTDVSHLLPGASQALLDLEEQEAVAYVERRLAEVRPQVEQSRGAIARGRPVDRIGEYARDQRADLVVLSTHGRAGTQAFWSASVASRLVSRLETALLLIPAGR
- a CDS encoding terpene cyclase/mutase family protein, whose product is MPANVSRLFPVFAALCLLLVGCATQKPTSDSSAAAAHPTAQWILACRVGTGGFGCYPGDSAFTSRTGMALEALEALGALEGLPQRDSLVAWLQARQQPDGGFLEAESYFSGKELPWGTKSALEPTYWALHALRMLGAGPTEPEAACTFVLSRQKESGGYDAYEYCFGASPDALFSTFWALGALRELGRALPDSAKTLEWVLAQQETGDNRGGFALDMDWHYGSVAGSYYGMKCLELLGGKPRHPERLRQFLLSMYGQEPDGGFECGHGQGWSQDHFSRTEDTHAAVSVMHLLGRPLEDRDHSRTPLPRTDCVRWLGSVQNADGGFGRFGVNGNIFLPPPSEMRATWQAVLALRLLGAGIPRPAHPVTPVSEVQVHVPQFKHPCVNSADPAEVWAFRRIALPIYEHYYQLTGSRLKALGMVNRWASAAVAPHNGAWITPGRGILMHGWGQCGTMSWLFQELANSLDFATRASFIIADVNCEVKVQEPGWDRAHWCLFVPFTNEFPDPTILPPDSTDSGWSILDMAVNYRLMQQDPERLSPTQIDARLFSRVTIETVDPDSGAWGQEFKVDSTTTYSSAVVDSLYPDRSW